The nucleotide window GCCCCACCCGCCCCGGCGAAGCCGGAGAGAGCGGAGCGGCCCTCGAAGAAGAAGGTCGAGGAAAAGGAGGAACCGAAGGCCCCGACGGCACCGAAGAAGCTCGAGGGCGTGAAGGAAGACTTCCGGTACATCGTGCGCATGGCGAACACAGACCTCGACGGGACGCGGCGGGTCGCGTACGCGCTCACGGCGATCCCGGGCGTCGGGATCCGCGTCGCGGAGGCGGTCTCCGACCTCGCGGCGGTCCCGAAGCGCGATCGGCTCGGG belongs to Thermoplasmata archaeon and includes:
- the rpsM gene encoding 30S ribosomal protein S13, which gives rise to MPEEKPEPEAPPAPAKPERAERPSKKKVEEKEEPKAPTAPKKLEGVKEDFRYIVRMANTDLDGTRRVAYALTAIPGVGIRVAEAVSDLAAVPKRDRLGNLSEEQTDKIEATLGNLSEAFPHWMVNRPKDWESGLDLHAFGADVEIHRRDDINRMKMIRSYRGV